A portion of the Acidobacteriota bacterium genome contains these proteins:
- a CDS encoding CDP-alcohol phosphatidyltransferase family protein: MTLFTPANLLTISRMVLVPVFALCMLYGYPGWALFTFVVAGFTDLLDGAIARWTNQQTTLGAWLDPMADKLLLLTMFVMLTLPGMGMTYRLPLWLTVLVISRDVAIVLTAAVINLAVAPRTFKPSPLGKAATGIYILTGVVTLWGNYRGLPGGVLPVFVYLSLAITLLSAADYLRRVTRVPGDTKQA; the protein is encoded by the coding sequence ATGACGCTGTTCACCCCCGCGAACCTGCTCACGATTTCGCGAATGGTCCTGGTGCCGGTCTTCGCGCTGTGCATGTTGTACGGCTACCCGGGCTGGGCGCTGTTTACGTTTGTCGTGGCGGGCTTCACGGACCTGCTCGACGGTGCGATCGCCCGCTGGACAAACCAGCAGACCACGCTCGGGGCCTGGCTGGACCCGATGGCCGACAAGCTGCTGTTGCTGACGATGTTCGTGATGTTGACGCTGCCGGGCATGGGGATGACGTACCGGCTGCCGTTGTGGCTCACCGTGCTCGTCATCAGCCGCGATGTGGCGATTGTGCTGACGGCCGCGGTCATCAACCTCGCCGTGGCGCCGCGCACCTTCAAGCCGTCGCCCCTGGGCAAGGCCGCCACGGGCATTTACATCCTGACCGGCGTGGTCACGCTCTGGGGCAACTATCGCGGCCTACCCGGCGGCGTGTTGCCGGTCTTTGTGTATCTCTCGCTCGCGATCACGCTGCTCTCGGCGGCGGACTATCTGCGCCGAGTTACGCGCGTTCCCGGCGACACCAAGCAGGCGTAG
- a CDS encoding glycosyltransferase family 4 protein has translation MADAGAARHIGRGAPHHIGIDAREIAGSPTGVGRYLAGVLQEWSRSGFPHRVSLFLHGDPPAWVRDLSFACDVVIDPAETAGTLWEQRRLPAMAARAGVDVLLAPAYTAPLRLGCPFVLVIHDLSYFAQPRGFGWREGLRRRVVTRAAARRAAAVVTVSHFSATEIHRYLGLPLEDIVLAPQGAPVWRGGLPASGREPLVLSVGTLFHRRHTPELLQAMALVRTRVPDARLTLVGGNRTHPLFNPAATANALGLGSAFTWRPYVSDDELDELYRSARVFAFLSDYEGFAMTPMEAAAHGVPSVLLDTPVAREVYGDAALRVALDVPAIANGLTTLLTDAGAHAAAVDRGRDRLASFTWSRTASVLRTTLERAVHGESPA, from the coding sequence GTGGCTGACGCCGGCGCAGCGCGCCACATTGGACGTGGTGCACCGCACCACATAGGGATCGACGCCCGCGAGATCGCGGGCTCACCGACGGGCGTCGGCCGGTACCTGGCCGGCGTGCTTCAGGAGTGGTCGCGGTCTGGTTTCCCACATCGTGTGAGCCTGTTCCTGCACGGCGATCCGCCGGCGTGGGTGCGGGACCTGTCATTCGCGTGCGACGTGGTGATTGACCCAGCCGAAACCGCTGGCACCCTGTGGGAACAGCGACGGCTGCCCGCGATGGCCGCGCGCGCCGGTGTGGACGTGTTGCTCGCGCCCGCGTACACCGCTCCCCTGCGACTGGGCTGCCCCTTCGTGCTGGTCATTCACGACCTCTCGTACTTCGCGCAGCCGCGCGGATTCGGATGGCGCGAAGGCCTGCGGCGCCGTGTCGTGACCCGCGCCGCCGCGCGGCGTGCCGCGGCGGTGGTCACCGTCTCACACTTCTCGGCCACCGAAATCCATCGCTATCTCGGGCTGCCGCTCGAAGACATCGTGCTGGCTCCGCAAGGCGCGCCGGTGTGGCGCGGCGGACTTCCCGCCTCCGGCCGGGAACCTCTGGTTCTCTCTGTCGGAACGCTCTTCCATCGGCGGCACACGCCGGAGTTGCTCCAGGCGATGGCGTTGGTGCGCACGCGCGTGCCTGATGCGCGGCTGACGCTCGTGGGCGGCAATCGAACACACCCTCTCTTTAATCCCGCCGCCACCGCAAACGCACTGGGGCTCGGTTCCGCGTTTACGTGGCGGCCGTATGTGTCGGACGACGAGCTTGATGAACTGTACCGGTCGGCCCGTGTGTTTGCGTTCCTTTCGGACTACGAAGGTTTCGCGATGACACCGATGGAGGCCGCCGCGCACGGGGTGCCGAGCGTGCTCCTCGATACGCCGGTCGCACGAGAGGTGTACGGCGATGCTGCCCTGCGGGTGGCGCTGGACGTGCCCGCTATCGCCAACGGCCTCACGACATTGCTGACTGATGCCGGCGCGCACGCCGCCGCCGTGGATCGCGGCCGCGACCGGCTAGCATCGTTCACCTGGTCGCGCACCGCGTCCGTGCTCCGCACGACGCTGGAACGCGCGGTCCATGGGGAGTCGCCCGCGTGA
- a CDS encoding SDR family oxidoreductase, whose amino-acid sequence MRVVITGAAGFIGSHLSETLLDRGHSVVGIDNLLTGDLNNIAHLRDRDFEFIRHDVTRYIDVSGPVDLVLHWASPASPIDYLELPIQTLKVGSLGTHNALGLAKAKGARFVIASTSEVYGDPLEHPQKETYWGNVNPVGPRGVYDEAKRFAEAITMAYHRHHGVDTKIIRIFNTYGPRMRIHDGRAVPTFIGQALRGEDVTIFGSGTQTRSFCYVTDLVDGILKLADSNTNDPVNVGNPHEMSIEEIARTIIQMTGSSSQIVFKPLPTDDPKVRRPDITRARTILGWEPKVALEQGLTSTIDYFRTKV is encoded by the coding sequence GTGCGAGTTGTCATTACCGGCGCCGCCGGCTTTATCGGATCCCACCTGAGCGAAACCCTTCTGGACCGGGGCCACAGTGTTGTCGGCATCGACAACCTGCTGACCGGCGACCTCAACAACATCGCGCACCTGCGCGATCGCGACTTCGAGTTCATCCGTCACGATGTCACGCGCTACATCGATGTCAGCGGGCCGGTGGATCTCGTGCTGCACTGGGCGAGCCCAGCCAGCCCGATTGACTATCTGGAACTGCCCATTCAGACGCTCAAGGTGGGCTCGCTCGGCACGCACAACGCGCTGGGACTCGCCAAGGCGAAGGGCGCACGGTTTGTGATCGCATCAACCTCCGAGGTGTACGGCGATCCGCTGGAGCATCCGCAGAAGGAAACGTACTGGGGCAACGTCAACCCGGTGGGCCCGCGCGGCGTGTACGACGAAGCCAAACGGTTTGCGGAAGCCATCACCATGGCCTATCACCGCCACCACGGCGTGGACACGAAGATCATCCGCATCTTCAACACCTACGGCCCGCGGATGCGGATTCACGACGGCCGCGCCGTGCCCACGTTTATCGGACAGGCTCTGCGCGGCGAAGACGTCACGATCTTCGGCAGCGGCACCCAGACGCGCAGCTTCTGCTACGTCACGGATCTGGTGGATGGCATCCTCAAACTGGCAGACTCAAACACCAACGACCCGGTCAACGTCGGCAACCCGCACGAGATGTCGATTGAAGAGATCGCCCGGACGATTATTCAGATGACCGGCTCCTCGAGCCAGATCGTGTTCAAGCCCCTGCCCACCGACGACCCCAAAGTCCGTCGCCCCGACATCACTCGTGCGCGCACCATCCTCGGCTGGGAACCGAAAGTCGCGCTGGAGCAGGGACTGACGAGTACCATCGACTACTTCCGCACGAAGGTGTGA
- a CDS encoding glycosyltransferase family 2 protein — protein MTPQLDIIIVNYNTAAHLVACLAALRDAPPAVPHHICVVDNASTDMSLAWVTEKWPDVEMVSLPENVGFAAANNVGIRRTSAPLILLLNSDTVVPEGAIDRLVARLEATSVVAAGPRLIDATRSPEVSFGPMLTPWSEAVQRLRVKLAASKSPWARRYIARHVSQERTVDWVSGACLLVRRAAAEEAGLLDERYFMYEEDVDFCAALRARGGRILFTPAAEILHLRGGSFAATGQAVSPIYDRSHLRFYEKHSPLWAPLLRAWLAMRGRAIR, from the coding sequence GTGACCCCCCAACTCGACATCATCATCGTCAACTACAACACCGCGGCTCATCTGGTGGCGTGCCTCGCGGCGTTGCGGGACGCGCCACCGGCGGTGCCTCACCACATCTGCGTGGTGGACAACGCGTCGACCGACATGAGCCTGGCCTGGGTCACAGAAAAATGGCCCGATGTTGAGATGGTGTCGTTGCCCGAGAACGTCGGGTTCGCGGCGGCCAACAACGTGGGCATCAGGCGCACGTCTGCCCCGCTGATTCTGCTGCTCAACAGCGACACCGTGGTGCCCGAGGGCGCCATTGATCGACTGGTCGCACGGCTCGAGGCCACAAGCGTCGTCGCTGCGGGACCGCGACTGATTGATGCCACCCGGTCGCCCGAAGTGTCGTTCGGGCCGATGCTCACGCCCTGGAGCGAGGCCGTGCAGCGGCTGCGTGTGAAGCTGGCCGCAAGCAAGAGCCCCTGGGCCCGGCGATACATTGCGCGACATGTCTCGCAGGAGCGGACCGTTGACTGGGTCTCAGGCGCGTGCCTGCTGGTGCGCCGCGCTGCCGCTGAAGAGGCGGGGCTGCTCGACGAACGCTACTTCATGTACGAGGAAGACGTGGATTTTTGCGCCGCGTTGCGCGCGCGTGGTGGCCGCATCCTCTTCACGCCGGCCGCCGAAATCCTGCACCTGCGCGGCGGCTCATTCGCCGCCACGGGCCAGGCCGTATCCCCGATCTACGACCGAAGCCACCTGCGGTTCTACGAGAAACACTCACCGCTCTGGGCTCCGCTGCTGCGGGCGTGGCTCGCGATGCGCGGCCGCGCCATTCGATAG
- a CDS encoding undecaprenyl-phosphate glucose phosphotransferase, with product MVKRFSRLFVVFHILSDILTAAAAFLLAYAIRFQTGLIETPKGTPPLEQYLTVLPFVAFMVPVAFHLQRLYRLRRGRSRMDDFFAVLVGSLLTVLLALVGTLYVQTYHLSDARKALGYLEVSQWVWVLFLGLNVAFAFASREFVRWQLRRRWRKGIGLRRVLIVGASDLGRMVADRILQHGELGFRLIGFVDDRATTSDTIGYRGLPILGALAETSDICSREHIDEIYVALPLEEHVKMLGVVEMASRECIEIHVVPDLLQFIALRARLEDLDGMPIISINDMPLRGFNSLLKRAVDVALSLGVIVVGAVPALLVALVIKRSSPGPVFYTQERMGLDGKSFTVWKFRSMPIDAEEVTGPIWARDDDPRATAVGRWLRKTDMDELPQFWNVLKGDMSIVGPRPERPFFVEQFKHQIPQYMLRHKVKAGITGWAQVNGWRGNTSLEKRIEFDLYYIENWSISLDFKIMWLTVMRGIHRAAY from the coding sequence ATGGTGAAACGCTTCAGCCGCCTCTTCGTCGTGTTTCACATCCTGTCCGACATCCTGACCGCGGCGGCGGCGTTCCTGCTGGCCTACGCCATTCGATTCCAGACTGGACTCATCGAAACACCGAAGGGCACGCCGCCGCTTGAACAGTACCTGACCGTGTTGCCGTTTGTGGCGTTCATGGTGCCGGTGGCGTTCCATCTCCAACGCCTGTATCGCCTGCGACGCGGACGGTCGCGGATGGACGACTTCTTCGCGGTGCTCGTGGGCAGCCTGCTCACCGTGCTGCTGGCCCTGGTGGGCACGCTCTACGTCCAGACCTATCACCTGAGCGACGCCCGCAAGGCCCTGGGCTATCTGGAAGTGTCGCAGTGGGTGTGGGTGCTGTTCCTCGGCCTCAACGTCGCGTTTGCGTTCGCGTCGCGCGAGTTCGTGCGCTGGCAGCTGCGCCGCCGCTGGCGCAAGGGCATCGGTCTTCGACGCGTCCTCATCGTCGGCGCCAGCGATCTGGGCCGGATGGTGGCCGACCGCATTCTCCAGCACGGCGAGCTCGGGTTCAGGCTCATTGGTTTTGTGGACGACCGCGCCACAACTAGTGACACCATCGGGTATCGCGGCCTGCCCATCCTGGGAGCGCTGGCCGAGACCTCGGACATCTGCAGCCGCGAGCACATCGACGAGATCTATGTGGCGCTGCCGCTGGAAGAACACGTCAAGATGCTCGGCGTGGTCGAGATGGCGAGCCGCGAGTGCATCGAGATTCACGTGGTGCCGGACCTGCTGCAGTTCATCGCGTTGCGGGCGCGACTGGAAGACCTGGATGGCATGCCGATCATCTCGATCAACGACATGCCGCTGCGGGGCTTCAACAGCCTGCTGAAGCGGGCCGTGGACGTCGCCCTGTCGTTAGGGGTGATCGTGGTGGGCGCGGTGCCGGCTCTGCTCGTGGCGCTTGTCATCAAACGCAGCTCGCCCGGCCCGGTCTTCTACACCCAGGAGCGCATGGGTCTGGACGGCAAGTCGTTCACGGTCTGGAAATTCCGGTCGATGCCGATCGATGCCGAAGAAGTGACGGGCCCGATCTGGGCGCGCGACGACGACCCGAGGGCCACGGCGGTGGGACGCTGGCTGCGCAAGACCGACATGGACGAGTTGCCGCAGTTCTGGAATGTGCTGAAGGGCGACATGTCCATCGTGGGCCCGCGACCGGAGCGACCGTTTTTTGTGGAGCAGTTCAAGCACCAGATCCCCCAGTACATGCTGCGCCACAAGGTCAAAGCCGGCATCACAGGCTGGGCGCAGGTCAACGGCTGGCGCGGCAACACGTCGCTGGAAAAACGTATCGAGTTTGACCTGTACTACATCGAGAACTGGTCGATCAGTCTCGACTTCAAGATCATGTGGCTCACCGTCATGCGGGGCATCCACCGCGCGGCATACTGA
- a CDS encoding tetratricopeptide repeat protein, with amino-acid sequence MTRRVRRDWVRTALAASVLATAAACASGPTATPALPATPTYREVPQLTVPAGLQATPQIRARHDQAWRRLQSGDLRGANRDFTDILRQSPDFYPAAAGLGYLASIDRKYDDAAKRFDGVVAMDRTYLPALQGRMDVALARGEDVVAVTMSDLILAVDPGRDDVRERQEVLRLRVVQAQLTRASAARAAGQWDEAQAALDQALVLVPDSAVVLRDLAQVEIARGRLDEAEVHARRSLELDNGDAEAHAVMASVLEAHGRPREAAAALARAIRIDPRQEWRDRAAALTARADFDALPAEYRAIPSAASITRGQLAAILGIRLQNALGRAPRRVTVVVTDVRSHWAAPWILPAIRVGWMDSFPNHTFQPSAPVRRAELAQVVWRVAQDLAARQPSEVARWRASRPVVPDVSRAHLAYSAIAGALATGAMSLSANGRFEANRFAAGAEVVAAVARLEQLAKQ; translated from the coding sequence ATGACCCGCCGCGTTCGCCGGGATTGGGTGCGCACGGCGCTGGCCGCGTCGGTGCTGGCCACGGCGGCCGCGTGTGCGTCTGGGCCAACCGCGACACCCGCGCTGCCAGCCACGCCGACCTACCGCGAGGTGCCGCAGTTGACGGTGCCCGCCGGCCTGCAGGCCACGCCCCAGATCAGGGCCCGCCATGACCAGGCGTGGCGCCGCCTCCAGTCGGGTGACCTGCGCGGTGCGAACCGCGACTTTACAGACATCCTCCGGCAGTCGCCCGACTTTTATCCGGCCGCCGCTGGACTCGGCTACCTCGCCTCCATCGATCGCAAGTACGACGACGCGGCAAAGCGCTTCGATGGGGTGGTCGCCATGGACCGCACGTACCTGCCGGCGCTACAGGGCCGCATGGACGTGGCGCTGGCGCGCGGAGAGGATGTGGTGGCCGTCACCATGTCCGACCTCATTCTCGCCGTGGACCCAGGCCGCGACGACGTGCGCGAACGGCAGGAAGTGCTGCGACTGAGAGTGGTGCAGGCGCAGTTGACCCGCGCGTCGGCCGCGCGCGCGGCGGGGCAGTGGGACGAGGCGCAGGCCGCGCTCGATCAGGCGCTGGTGCTGGTGCCCGATAGCGCCGTCGTGTTGCGCGACCTGGCGCAGGTGGAGATCGCTCGCGGCCGTCTGGATGAGGCCGAGGTCCACGCGCGCCGGTCGCTGGAACTCGACAACGGTGATGCCGAGGCGCACGCCGTGATGGCGAGTGTGCTCGAAGCGCACGGCCGGCCCCGCGAGGCGGCGGCCGCACTGGCGCGCGCCATTCGCATCGACCCGCGGCAGGAGTGGCGGGATCGCGCCGCCGCGTTGACCGCCCGTGCCGACTTCGACGCATTGCCGGCGGAGTACCGCGCCATCCCCTCGGCGGCCAGTATCACCAGGGGCCAGTTGGCCGCCATCCTGGGCATCCGGCTTCAGAACGCCCTCGGGCGCGCACCGCGGCGGGTCACGGTGGTCGTCACCGACGTGCGGTCGCATTGGGCGGCGCCGTGGATCCTGCCGGCCATTCGTGTCGGCTGGATGGACTCGTTCCCCAATCACACCTTCCAACCCTCGGCGCCGGTTCGGCGCGCCGAACTCGCCCAGGTCGTTTGGCGCGTGGCGCAGGACCTGGCCGCGCGGCAGCCGTCTGAAGTGGCCCGGTGGCGGGCATCGCGCCCGGTCGTGCCCGACGTCTCACGCGCCCACCTGGCGTATTCCGCCATCGCCGGTGCGCTCGCGACCGGTGCGATGAGCCTGTCGGCCAACGGCCGGTTCGAGGCCAATCGCTTCGCCGCCGGCGCTGAGGTCGTGGCCGCCGTCGCGCGTCTCGAGCAATTGGCGAAACAATAA
- a CDS encoding glycosyltransferase yields MPDKVVHRTTQSVVLIHDWLTGMRGGEKVLESLCRLYPDADLLTLVHVPGSVTPVIEHRKVRSSLINRLPAPARWYRHYLPLFPFAIEQFDLDDATLVVSTSHCAAKAVVPTGRAVHVCYSHSPMRYAWDQFPSYFGPERLGHLGSAAARHVVSWLARWDRDTAPRVNRFIANSAYVARRIQRYYNRRAAVLHPPVDTGFYTPGHGAPGDYFLVVSALVPYKRIDTAIRAAAILGARLKIVGTGPDADRLRAIPATGIEFLGHVGDNELRDLYRNARALVLPGEEDFGIAPVEAQACGRPVVALGRGGACETVEHGVSGWLVEPGDGDAVGDASRFAEAMGQVENLPLSPEELHARACAFSIDHFDAGVAHLVTEALERPHAW; encoded by the coding sequence GTGCCTGACAAGGTCGTGCACCGCACGACACAGAGTGTGGTGCTGATCCACGACTGGCTGACCGGGATGCGCGGCGGCGAGAAAGTGCTTGAGTCGCTGTGCCGGCTGTATCCCGACGCAGATCTGCTGACGCTTGTGCACGTCCCCGGTTCGGTCACGCCCGTCATCGAACACCGCAAGGTGCGATCGTCACTCATCAACCGCCTGCCGGCGCCGGCACGGTGGTATCGCCACTACCTGCCGCTGTTCCCGTTCGCCATCGAGCAGTTCGACCTCGACGACGCGACGCTTGTGGTGTCCACCAGCCACTGCGCGGCCAAAGCCGTGGTCCCCACAGGGCGAGCCGTGCACGTCTGCTACAGCCACTCGCCCATGCGCTACGCGTGGGACCAGTTCCCGTCGTACTTCGGTCCGGAGCGCCTCGGCCACCTTGGGTCCGCTGCTGCCCGGCATGTGGTGTCGTGGCTGGCGCGCTGGGATCGGGACACCGCACCGCGCGTCAATCGCTTCATCGCCAACTCGGCTTACGTTGCGAGGCGCATTCAGCGGTACTATAATCGTCGGGCCGCCGTACTCCACCCGCCTGTGGACACGGGGTTCTACACGCCAGGCCACGGGGCTCCTGGCGACTACTTCCTGGTGGTTTCTGCGCTCGTGCCCTACAAGCGAATCGATACAGCCATTCGTGCCGCCGCCATCCTGGGAGCGCGGCTCAAAATTGTGGGGACCGGCCCCGATGCGGATCGGCTCCGCGCCATCCCTGCCACAGGCATTGAATTCCTTGGCCACGTCGGCGACAACGAACTGCGCGACCTGTACCGGAATGCGCGGGCACTGGTGCTGCCCGGCGAGGAAGACTTCGGGATTGCCCCGGTGGAGGCGCAGGCCTGCGGCCGGCCGGTGGTAGCTCTGGGGCGCGGCGGCGCCTGTGAGACCGTCGAACACGGCGTCTCGGGGTGGCTGGTGGAACCCGGCGACGGCGACGCTGTGGGCGACGCCTCCCGCTTCGCGGAGGCCATGGGCCAGGTCGAGAACCTGCCGTTGTCGCCGGAAGAATTACATGCCCGCGCGTGCGCCTTCAGCATCGATCATTTTGATGCGGGCGTGGCACACCTTGTGACCGAAGCGCTGGAGCGCCCGCACGCATGGTGA
- a CDS encoding glycosyltransferase family 4 protein: MVPVRIAIDARKLHDYGIGTYVRNLVREFGKQDTPEHYVLICRPDDVEFVRSLGPRFEPLVDRSPNYSAREQISVPLDVRRARVQLFHAPHYVVSPLTTGPVVVTIHDCIHLRFPQYLPNRAAYAYARTFMALGARRASRVITVSQASKDDIQHYLHTPADKIDVIHNGLDLRFLEPPDQAEVARVRDRFMLNAPFVLYAGNIKPHKNVDRLIEAFALMRKTGHEDVKLLIIGDELSKYPNLRRLVHRHHLHQHVRFLGFVPAATLAALYQLARVFVFPTLSEGFGFPPLEAMASGTAVITSNVSSLPEVVDDAAVLIDPLDPAALAAAMCRVLGDDALRADLVRRGHIRVKAFSWARAADATRAVYRQVIGA, translated from the coding sequence GTGGTTCCCGTCCGCATAGCCATCGACGCGCGCAAGCTGCATGACTACGGCATTGGCACGTACGTCCGCAACCTTGTGCGCGAGTTCGGCAAGCAGGACACGCCGGAACACTACGTCCTCATCTGCCGGCCCGACGATGTGGAGTTTGTGCGATCGCTGGGGCCACGATTCGAACCACTCGTCGATCGCTCGCCCAACTACTCGGCCCGTGAGCAAATCAGTGTGCCCCTCGACGTGCGGAGAGCACGCGTGCAACTCTTCCACGCGCCCCACTACGTGGTGTCGCCGCTGACGACCGGCCCTGTGGTGGTGACCATCCACGACTGCATCCACCTGCGATTCCCGCAGTACCTCCCGAACCGCGCCGCGTACGCCTATGCCCGCACGTTCATGGCACTCGGCGCACGGCGTGCAAGCCGGGTGATTACGGTATCGCAGGCGAGCAAGGACGACATCCAGCACTACCTGCACACCCCCGCCGACAAGATTGACGTGATCCACAACGGCCTGGACCTGCGGTTCCTCGAACCACCCGACCAGGCCGAGGTCGCCCGCGTGCGCGATCGGTTCATGCTGAACGCGCCATTCGTGCTCTACGCCGGCAATATCAAGCCGCACAAAAACGTGGACCGCCTCATCGAGGCCTTCGCGCTCATGCGCAAGACGGGCCACGAGGACGTCAAGCTCCTGATCATTGGCGACGAGTTGTCGAAGTACCCCAACCTGCGGCGCCTGGTGCACCGCCATCACCTGCATCAACACGTGCGGTTCCTGGGCTTTGTGCCCGCCGCCACACTGGCCGCGCTCTATCAACTGGCCCGGGTCTTTGTGTTTCCGACACTGTCTGAAGGCTTCGGGTTTCCGCCGCTCGAGGCCATGGCCAGCGGCACCGCCGTCATCACATCCAATGTGTCGTCACTGCCCGAGGTGGTGGACGACGCCGCCGTGCTCATCGATCCGCTGGACCCGGCCGCGCTGGCCGCCGCGATGTGCCGGGTGCTGGGAGACGACGCGCTGCGCGCCGACCTGGTGCGACGCGGGCACATCCGCGTGAAGGCCTTTTCCTGGGCGCGGGCGGCCGACGCCACGCGCGCGGTCTACCGCCAGGTGATCGGTGCCTGA